In Nicotiana tabacum cultivar K326 chromosome 2, ASM71507v2, whole genome shotgun sequence, the following proteins share a genomic window:
- the LOC142167077 gene encoding uncharacterized protein LOC142167077: protein MVAPPNFEEGQSTYRPPRFNGQYYGWWKTRMHDFIMAENSELWDVICDGPFLPTKNLGDPAVAIPKTRKEFNDADRKAVEKNFCSKKILVCGIGADEYNRILACQSAKEIWEAL, encoded by the coding sequence ATGgttgctccaccaaactttgaagaaggtcagTCTACCTACAGGCCACCAAGGTTCAATGGCCAGtactatggatggtggaagactAGGATGCATGACTTCATCATGGCTGAAAATTCAGAGCTTTGGGATGTTATCTGTGATGGACCCTTTCTTCCTACCAAGAATCTTGGCGACCCAGCTGTAGCCATTCCCAAGACGAGGAAGGAATTCAATGACGCTGATCGAAAGGCCGTAGAAAAGAATTTTTGTTCGAAGAAAATTCTTGTTTGTGGCATTGGTGCTGATGAATACAACAGGATATTGGCATGTCAGTCAGCCAAGGAAATCTGGGAAGCTCTTTAG